From Micromonospora carbonacea:
CGACGACCTTGCACGACTGGGTCGACGAGTCGACCCCGGCCACGAGTGGCACGGGCCCTCCTGCGCGGCTCGGGGACACGGGCGGGAATTTGTTCAGCAGATGAATTATTCGAATCGGGCCCGGTGCCTGTCAACCGGCCGGCGGCGCGAAATGCGCTTCAACCGCGGGCAGCGGCCCGGCACAATCGGCGCCTGTGCCCCGCCCACCCCGAACGGCGCGCCCCGCCCCCGCCCAACCGCCGCTGACCCCGGCGCAGGCCGCCGCCCTGACCCACGTGCGCCGGTCGGCGCTACGCCGGCGCCCGGCGGCCCGCGCCGTGATCGCCCGGCACCTGGCCGCCTGCGACGGCGGCCACCAGCCGCAGGAGCTGACCGCGGCGGTCGGCGCGCACGGCCGGCTGACCGTGAACTTCCACCCCGACCGGCTGCTCGCGGACCGACGGACGGTCGCCGACGCGCTGGCCGCGCAGGGCGTCTACCGCAGCCAGTTCGTCACGGGCATCTCCAACGGTGGCCTGACCGCGTTCCCCGGCGGCGACCGGGACCGCTGGGAGGAGGCGATGTTCGGTGGCGCGTACCAGGGGGTGGGCGTGCTCCCGGGCGACCGTCCGACGTACGGCGGGCTCAACCTGCTCGACCACCCCGACGGCGCGTGCCCCCGGTTCGGCTCCTGCCACCTGCGGTTGCGGCCGCAGGTGCTGGACCGCGCGACGTTCTGCTTCGGCGACAGCCACCTGGAGCCGCCGCACCTCGGCACCGTCGACGTGCCCGAGCCGGTGCTGGCCGAACTGCTCGACGCCACCGCCGGCACGGGCGTCAGCCTCGGCGTCGCCGGGACGGACCCGGCCACCCTGGTCCGGGCCCTGCTGCGCGACGGGCGGGACGCCTGGCGTGCCGGCCCGAACGCCCGTGCGCTGGACGACTACGTCGAGGCGCAGATCCACGGTGAGGTCGTCCTCGGCCGGGACGTCGAGGCGTTCGTGCTCGACCCGTCGTTCGCGGGCACCCGGGTGGGCCGGGTGCTGACCGACCTGGCGGCCCGCCACGGGGTCGCGCTGCACTGGCACGCCGGCTTCGAGTTGCCAGTCGACGGGGTCGACGCAGGGTTCCGCGGGCCCGGCATCCCGCCGCTGGCCGCCCGGGTCCACGCCGAGTTCGCCCGCCCCGGCGAGCCGGTCGACGCCGCGCTGATCGGCCGGGCCGCCGCCTCGGCGGTCACCGAGCCCGGCCGGTGGGCCGACCGGGGCCCCGTGGCGGTCACGCTCCAGGACCTCAAGATGCTCTGGCACGTGCTCGTCCGGTTCGGGGGACCGTGCGCCCGCTGACCGGTGTCGGCCGCCGGGTCCGGTTCCGGAGGTGACCGGGACCGCAACCGGGCTGCGGCCCACCGTATCCGGAATGACGGACACGTGAAGCTGGTTGTGTCCCCCGTACCGCCCGCCGGTAAACCCCACCGGCCGTGGCGGGTCCCGAGGGGCGCTCACCCCGGAGCGCGTCGTGACGACCGAAAGGGCAACCATCGTGAAGGCATCCTTCACTCGATGGCTCCCGGCCATCGCGAAGACCACGAACCGTAGGACCGTCCTGACCATCAGCGGCGTCGCCGTCCTCGGCGGCCTGGCGTTCGGCCCCACGGCCGTCGCGGCCCCCGTCACCACCGGCCCGCACGTCGGTGCCGTCGCCGCCATCGACCTGGCCACCGGCAAGACCCGGGAGGCCGCCACCGCCGAGTCCGCGCTGACCACCGGCGAGGACACCGCCAAGCCGACCCCGTCGACGGGCAAGCCGAGCCGCGACGAGCTGATCCCGCACGGCGTCGAGGGCGCGCAGTCGCG
This genomic window contains:
- a CDS encoding DUF3626 domain-containing protein, encoding MPRPPRTARPAPAQPPLTPAQAAALTHVRRSALRRRPAARAVIARHLAACDGGHQPQELTAAVGAHGRLTVNFHPDRLLADRRTVADALAAQGVYRSQFVTGISNGGLTAFPGGDRDRWEEAMFGGAYQGVGVLPGDRPTYGGLNLLDHPDGACPRFGSCHLRLRPQVLDRATFCFGDSHLEPPHLGTVDVPEPVLAELLDATAGTGVSLGVAGTDPATLVRALLRDGRDAWRAGPNARALDDYVEAQIHGEVVLGRDVEAFVLDPSFAGTRVGRVLTDLAARHGVALHWHAGFELPVDGVDAGFRGPGIPPLAARVHAEFARPGEPVDAALIGRAAASAVTEPGRWADRGPVAVTLQDLKMLWHVLVRFGGPCAR